The following are encoded in a window of Octopus sinensis linkage group LG23, ASM634580v1, whole genome shotgun sequence genomic DNA:
- the LOC115223659 gene encoding uncharacterized protein LOC115223659 isoform X3: MEHYKKALDVLKSRNIQYRRVLLYNSMAANAYMRGNHVEALNFAEMGYNMTVNDASPQMVQDAKIKCASTLAYNLSFVGYYDKCEKILTENLKKMSGSSNPVLSKMLNTMGVNYERSKYDGSQCHKAFEFYNAALSERLKIVNVNPKLSVISYCNVAKLLSREYGRHSKALQLLFSAKDIQKKHRWLHMDTSLVLRYISDVYLRMHLISNSLTYFHDALDIYNQINPNFIGKIKVIHAIAHCYLLKEEFENAKKYFKDMLESNSDHLLSSVSEVEVFSMALEHLVYLNLENPQNQLFHLENLLNQIRQLLKRSVNEKQKLRYSNAIGKYHSLKILLVDKLNQKEERAGLLMDSVPVLCNHCKSFRQYLNCSQENYIHKLCGLRSNLYEIDIQQRLKIVE, from the exons ATGGAGCACTACAAGAAGGCTTTGGATGTATTGAAATCGAGAAACATCCAGTACCGACGGGTGCTGCTGTACAATAGCATGGCTGCCAATGCCTATATGCGGGGAAATCATGTGGAAGCCTTGAA TTTTGCAGAAATGGGTTACAACATGACTGTTAATGATGCGAGCCCACAGATGGTGCAGGATGCGAAGATCAAATGTGCCTCTACCCTGGCCTACAACCTCTCATTTGTTG GTTATTATGATAAATGTGAGAAAATATTAACAGAAAACTTAAAGAAAATGTCAGGCTCGAGTAATCCTGTTTTATCTAAAATGCTGAATACAATGGGTGTTAATTACGAAAGGAGTAAGTATG ATGGTTCacaatgtcacaaagcatttgaATTTTATAATGCTGCACTTAGTGAAAGATTGAAAATTGTTAATGTAAATCCAAAGTTATCTGTGATATCGTACTGTAATGTAGCAAAGCTATTATCCCGAGAGTATGGAAGACACA GTAAAGCACTACAACTCCTGTTCAGTGCCAAGGATATCCAAAAGAAGCATAGATGGCTACACATGGACACCTCCTTGGTATTGCGTTACATTAGCGATGTGTATTTGAGAAT GCATCTAATCTCCAACAGCCTGACATATTTTCATGACGCTTTGGATATCTACAACCAGATAAACCCAAATTTCATTGGAAAGATAAAGGTCATTCACGCAATTGCTCACTGCTATCTGCTGAAAGAGGAATTCGAAAATGCCAAGAAGTATTTCAAGGACATGTTGGAAAGTAACAGTGACCATTTGTTGAGCAGCGTATCAGAGGTTGAAGTTTTCTCAATGGCTTTAGAACACCTGGTTTATCTCAATTTGGAAAACCCTCAG aaCCAGCTGTTTCATTTGGAGAATCTTTTGAACCAAATAAGACAACTATTGAAACGAAGTGTAAATGAGAAACAGAAGCTACGATATTCCAATGCTATTGGCAAGTACCACTCCTTGAAAATACTCCTGGTAGATAAACTCAACCAAAAGGAAGAACGAGCTGGACTCCTCATGGACTCAGTCCCAGTTCTTTGTAATCATTGTAAGAGTTTCAGGCAATATTTGAATTGTTCTCAAGAGAATTATATTCATAAACTTTGCGGACTGCGATCTAATTTATATGAAATCGATATTCAACAACGATTAAAGATTGTAGAATAA
- the LOC115223659 gene encoding uncharacterized protein LOC115223659 isoform X4 — MEHYKKALDVLKSRNIQYRRVLLYNSMAANAYMRGNHVEALNFAEMGYNMTVNDASPQMVQDAKIKCASTLAYNLSFVGYYDKCEKILTENLKKMSGSSNPVLSKMLNTMGVNYERNGSQCHKAFEFYNAALSERLKIVNVNPKLSVISYCNVAKLLSREYGRHSKALQLLFSAKDIQKKHRWLHMDTSLVLRYISDVYLRMHLISNSLTYFHDALDIYNQINPNFIGKIKVIHAIAHCYLLKEEFENAKKYFKDMLESNSDHLLSSVSEVEVFSMALEHLVYLNLENPQNQLFHLENLLNQIRQLLKRSVNEKQKLRYSNAIGKYHSLKILLVDKLNQKEERAGLLMDSVPVLCNHCKSFRQYLNCSQENYIHKLCGLRSNLYEIDIQQRLKIVE; from the exons ATGGAGCACTACAAGAAGGCTTTGGATGTATTGAAATCGAGAAACATCCAGTACCGACGGGTGCTGCTGTACAATAGCATGGCTGCCAATGCCTATATGCGGGGAAATCATGTGGAAGCCTTGAA TTTTGCAGAAATGGGTTACAACATGACTGTTAATGATGCGAGCCCACAGATGGTGCAGGATGCGAAGATCAAATGTGCCTCTACCCTGGCCTACAACCTCTCATTTGTTG GTTATTATGATAAATGTGAGAAAATATTAACAGAAAACTTAAAGAAAATGTCAGGCTCGAGTAATCCTGTTTTATCTAAAATGCTGAATACAATGGGTGTTAATTACGAAAGGA ATGGTTCacaatgtcacaaagcatttgaATTTTATAATGCTGCACTTAGTGAAAGATTGAAAATTGTTAATGTAAATCCAAAGTTATCTGTGATATCGTACTGTAATGTAGCAAAGCTATTATCCCGAGAGTATGGAAGACACA GTAAAGCACTACAACTCCTGTTCAGTGCCAAGGATATCCAAAAGAAGCATAGATGGCTACACATGGACACCTCCTTGGTATTGCGTTACATTAGCGATGTGTATTTGAGAAT GCATCTAATCTCCAACAGCCTGACATATTTTCATGACGCTTTGGATATCTACAACCAGATAAACCCAAATTTCATTGGAAAGATAAAGGTCATTCACGCAATTGCTCACTGCTATCTGCTGAAAGAGGAATTCGAAAATGCCAAGAAGTATTTCAAGGACATGTTGGAAAGTAACAGTGACCATTTGTTGAGCAGCGTATCAGAGGTTGAAGTTTTCTCAATGGCTTTAGAACACCTGGTTTATCTCAATTTGGAAAACCCTCAG aaCCAGCTGTTTCATTTGGAGAATCTTTTGAACCAAATAAGACAACTATTGAAACGAAGTGTAAATGAGAAACAGAAGCTACGATATTCCAATGCTATTGGCAAGTACCACTCCTTGAAAATACTCCTGGTAGATAAACTCAACCAAAAGGAAGAACGAGCTGGACTCCTCATGGACTCAGTCCCAGTTCTTTGTAATCATTGTAAGAGTTTCAGGCAATATTTGAATTGTTCTCAAGAGAATTATATTCATAAACTTTGCGGACTGCGATCTAATTTATATGAAATCGATATTCAACAACGATTAAAGATTGTAGAATAA